A DNA window from Bacteroidetes bacterium SB0662_bin_6 contains the following coding sequences:
- a CDS encoding T9SS type A sorting domain-containing protein: MTFLLQKFNAINRTRTETRARSGLRSPASGIAFTGRLVVVCLLLAGFLGVGSAVAQTAQQQPIILRVGGGSATLSLTSEGASSATGVHHYVLNDGDGVTPSSHTNFVAGTHAHVVVNSDNLTVTPLSAGKVKLALAPNPDQDLTTGADGTNNGTPIEFEIMSSGSPYLMGTSDDNDATGYNEEVTAPHVHSTVMLTVRDKPSMQIKDIDDLFNDPNDITLAYSVKADPVKKAKNWKAVEADGASPSSDMIDVAVVTATLSGTTLTIALTGDARADDATKVWLIATDSRGEYARLQIDLGAVEAAQNYYVNDNKEDDKIYRENDTSTTADLSEINLANGFSMGENTQAVYYSVVAKADNSAYVTDANDASYTIVAPALVASVTQTGDDPDAPGPTATFDITDIRSTGKVEVTVSATNQYKCADGFDGTPVSFVADACTQDKNDDGDTNDEGESIASEPDYSMGASYSFTITVITKTTPKPTDNDIEEVELVADGDPEMVNLADLDADKADAQAAFEDATEGGLTYTVELDKPIAMASVDGSVITFAPVWHGEKDAKTAKATVTAENNLGETFHREIDVKVTHAIAPIVSEAVQAALATGFTLTLNTGDPAMTVNLANVMIPNPADATMPLVLGPVFMNPYPDHGTLPGGLLYVLGVEADFKSPASTANNVITSAMIVNLDPQAAMLKVTPLGANSAVVTLTATNRANKSASVTIPVMVVSGVSAEDAELPTEVELSQNYPNPFNPQTTIDYALPQAGDVSLVVYDMLGREVDVLMDGPQAAGRHTVRFGANHLPNGTYVYRLIAGDKTITRTMVLVK, translated from the coding sequence CGCACAGAGACGCGGGCCCGAAGCGGCTTGCGGTCTCCCGCAAGCGGCATCGCTTTCACCGGCCGCCTTGTGGTGGTTTGCCTGTTGCTTGCGGGCTTCCTGGGTGTGGGCTCCGCAGTGGCGCAGACAGCGCAGCAACAGCCCATAATTCTTCGCGTAGGGGGCGGAAGCGCTACGCTTAGCCTTACAAGTGAAGGCGCCTCCTCCGCCACCGGAGTCCATCATTACGTGCTTAACGATGGAGACGGTGTCACCCCCTCGAGTCACACCAATTTCGTCGCGGGTACGCATGCCCATGTGGTAGTTAATAGCGACAACCTGACCGTTACTCCACTTTCGGCGGGCAAAGTCAAACTGGCTTTGGCTCCGAATCCTGATCAGGACCTTACCACCGGAGCAGACGGTACTAATAACGGTACGCCCATCGAGTTCGAAATCATGTCGAGTGGTTCTCCGTATCTCATGGGCACCAGTGACGATAATGACGCCACGGGGTACAACGAGGAAGTAACCGCTCCGCATGTGCACAGCACGGTGATGTTGACGGTGAGAGACAAGCCGTCCATGCAGATCAAGGATATCGACGATCTTTTCAACGATCCCAATGACATCACCCTTGCATACAGCGTCAAGGCGGATCCGGTGAAGAAGGCTAAAAACTGGAAAGCGGTTGAAGCAGATGGTGCCTCTCCCAGTTCGGACATGATCGACGTAGCCGTTGTAACCGCAACGCTAAGCGGTACGACGTTGACCATTGCCCTTACAGGCGATGCGCGTGCAGATGATGCGACCAAGGTGTGGTTGATAGCGACGGACTCCCGGGGCGAATACGCCAGGTTGCAGATCGACCTGGGCGCGGTGGAGGCAGCGCAGAATTATTACGTCAATGACAATAAGGAAGACGACAAGATATATCGTGAGAACGATACCTCTACCACGGCTGATTTGTCGGAGATCAATTTGGCGAATGGATTTTCTATGGGTGAGAACACCCAGGCTGTATACTATTCTGTCGTCGCCAAAGCTGATAACAGCGCGTACGTGACGGATGCAAACGACGCCTCGTATACCATTGTCGCCCCGGCTTTGGTTGCGTCCGTCACGCAGACCGGGGACGATCCGGACGCTCCGGGTCCCACTGCCACGTTCGATATAACCGACATCCGTTCGACGGGCAAGGTTGAGGTCACGGTGAGTGCTACGAACCAGTACAAATGTGCTGACGGGTTTGATGGTACTCCTGTTTCGTTTGTAGCTGATGCGTGCACGCAAGATAAAAACGATGATGGCGATACCAATGATGAGGGTGAAAGTATAGCCAGCGAGCCGGATTACTCCATGGGCGCATCGTATTCGTTCACGATTACGGTGATCACCAAAACGACGCCCAAGCCTACGGATAATGACATTGAGGAGGTTGAACTGGTTGCCGACGGCGATCCGGAGATGGTGAATCTGGCGGATCTCGATGCCGATAAGGCCGACGCCCAGGCAGCCTTCGAAGATGCTACGGAAGGCGGGTTGACCTACACGGTGGAACTGGATAAGCCGATCGCCATGGCCAGCGTGGACGGTTCCGTGATCACGTTTGCCCCGGTTTGGCATGGCGAAAAGGATGCCAAAACGGCCAAGGCGACGGTTACGGCGGAAAACAATCTGGGAGAAACCTTCCACCGTGAGATCGACGTGAAAGTTACCCACGCCATTGCTCCCATTGTCAGCGAGGCGGTGCAGGCTGCTCTTGCGACAGGCTTTACGCTCACGCTGAACACAGGCGATCCTGCGATGACGGTGAATCTGGCCAATGTGATGATTCCGAATCCGGCAGATGCGACCATGCCCCTGGTGCTCGGCCCCGTCTTTATGAATCCGTACCCGGATCACGGTACGCTTCCCGGCGGGTTGCTGTACGTACTGGGAGTGGAGGCCGATTTCAAATCGCCTGCAAGCACCGCGAACAACGTGATCACGTCGGCCATGATCGTCAATCTCGATCCGCAGGCCGCCATGCTGAAGGTCACGCCGCTCGGCGCAAATTCGGCTGTGGTTACGCTTACGGCGACGAACCGTGCAAACAAATCGGCTTCGGTCACCATACCGGTGATGGTTGTTTCGGGCGTGAGCGCGGAAGACGCGGAGCTTCCGACGGAAGTCGAGCTTTCGCAGAACTATCCGAACCCGTTCAATCCGCAGACGACCATCGACTACGCGCTGCCGCAGGCAGGCGACGTGAGCCTTGTCGTGTACGATATGCTGGGGCGCGAAGTGGATGTGCTCATGGACGGTCCGCAGGCCGCTGGCCGGCACACGGTGCGCTTCGGCGCGAACCACCTGCCGAACGGCACCTACGTGTACCGCCTGATCGCTGGCGACAAGACGATTACGCGCACAATGGTTCTTGTCAAATAA
- a CDS encoding T9SS type A sorting domain-containing protein — MAFFFRKFNAIDRARAGAQARNGLRFSASGGAFAGRFAVCLLLAGFLSVGSATAEVALTDVTGGGVGHSGVPAAVAARTVPVPDTPIGDKKVIADSTAITFDLEDLNGDAIGNPKAFSDLTSGGLTYTLEQEDEIATITVDGSIVTITPIWREDTETTRVKVTATNTRDQTSVPVYFDLTVETARKPIVNADPVVHGILASGFRLRTGTPSLVIHLRNLTGEKEEGDYIPLFIDPNVADNDPIPGGLLFSMGVEDVVADHRYDRLSMENDVYTSAMRLVLDPVAGTLTVTPVGANSATVTVSAIDREGYKASVTTTITVVSCDGVDMSDPCEGVTTGTEGAELPTEVALSQNYPNPFNPQTTIDYALPQAGDVSLVVYDMLGREVDVLMDGPQAAGRHTVRFGANHLPNGTYVYRLIAGDKTITRTMVLAK; from the coding sequence ATGGCATTCTTTTTCCGGAAATTCAATGCAATCGACCGCGCACGCGCCGGGGCGCAGGCCCGGAACGGCTTGCGGTTTTCCGCGAGCGGCGGCGCATTCGCCGGGCGCTTTGCGGTTTGTCTGTTGCTTGCGGGCTTCCTGAGTGTGGGGTCCGCGACGGCGGAGGTTGCGCTAACGGATGTGACGGGGGGCGGCGTGGGTCATTCCGGAGTTCCCGCGGCGGTCGCAGCCAGGACCGTGCCGGTGCCGGATACCCCCATTGGGGACAAGAAAGTAATAGCGGACTCAACAGCCATCACGTTCGACCTGGAAGATCTGAACGGCGATGCGATTGGCAATCCGAAAGCTTTTTCGGACCTCACCAGCGGGGGGCTGACGTATACGCTGGAGCAGGAGGACGAGATCGCAACGATAACGGTGGACGGAAGTATCGTGACGATTACCCCGATCTGGCGGGAGGACACCGAGACCACCCGCGTTAAGGTCACGGCTACGAACACCCGTGACCAGACCAGTGTCCCCGTGTACTTCGACCTGACGGTCGAGACAGCCAGGAAGCCGATCGTGAATGCGGATCCCGTTGTGCATGGCATTCTGGCCTCCGGCTTCCGGCTGAGGACGGGCACCCCTTCACTGGTAATACATCTGCGGAATCTCACGGGCGAAAAGGAAGAAGGGGACTATATACCGCTCTTCATCGATCCGAACGTTGCCGATAACGATCCGATTCCGGGCGGGTTGTTGTTCAGTATGGGCGTAGAGGATGTGGTAGCCGATCATCGCTATGATCGCCTGAGCATGGAAAACGATGTGTACACGTCGGCCATGCGCCTCGTGCTGGATCCTGTCGCGGGTACGCTGACGGTTACGCCTGTCGGCGCCAACTCGGCGACCGTGACGGTCTCGGCGATAGACCGTGAGGGCTACAAGGCTTCGGTGACGACGACCATCACGGTGGTGTCTTGCGATGGCGTGGATATGAGTGATCCATGCGAAGGTGTTACCACGGGTACGGAGGGCGCGGAGCTTCCGACGGAAGTCGCGCTTTCGCAGAACTATCCGAACCCGTTCAATCCGCAGACGACCATCGACTACGCGCTGCCGCAGGCAGGCGACGTGAGCCTTGTCGTGTACGATATGCTGGGGCGCGAAGTGGATGTGCTCATGGACGGTCCGCAGGCCGCTGGCCGGCACACGGTGCGCTTCGGCGCGAACCACCTGCCGAACGGCACCTACGTGTACCGCCTGATCGCTGGCGACAAGACGATTACGCGCACAATGGTTCTGGCCAAATAA
- a CDS encoding type II toxin-antitoxin system HicB family antitoxin yields MQYAYPCVLTPEANGGFSVSFPDVSEALTSGGDHAEALAMAEDALVAALGAYIQCREDIPSPSPVIAGQRRIAVRSIVAAKLALYSAMRAQRITKTELARRMGLSEGAIRKLLNLDHRSHIGQVERALRMVGRSLVISDEPALQLN; encoded by the coding sequence ATGCAGTATGCATACCCGTGTGTATTGACCCCCGAAGCAAATGGCGGGTTCTCGGTCTCCTTCCCGGATGTGTCCGAGGCGCTTACCAGCGGCGGCGACCACGCCGAGGCACTGGCCATGGCGGAGGATGCCCTCGTAGCTGCATTGGGCGCATACATTCAATGCCGCGAAGATATCCCTTCGCCCAGTCCTGTTATCGCTGGTCAGAGGCGTATTGCCGTTCGGTCCATTGTCGCCGCCAAACTGGCTCTTTACTCGGCGATGCGGGCACAGCGTATCACAAAAACCGAACTTGCCCGCCGCATGGGACTGAGCGAAGGCGCTATCCGAAAGTTGCTTAATCTCGATCACCGTTCCCATATCGGACAAGTCGAACGAGCGTTGCGTATGGTCGGGCGCAGTCTGGTCATTTCCGACGAACCTGCATTACAACTTAACTGA
- a CDS encoding type II toxin-antitoxin system HicA family toxin, translated as MTGAEFLRRARRYAKRHGKAYHYDPRQGKGSHGILYVGDHRTTVKRGELATGTFRNMLKQLDIPKEDF; from the coding sequence TTGACGGGTGCTGAATTTCTCAGGCGAGCCAGACGCTATGCTAAACGACATGGCAAAGCGTATCACTATGACCCGAGGCAAGGAAAGGGAAGCCATGGAATCCTGTACGTTGGCGATCATCGCACGACGGTCAAGCGAGGTGAATTGGCGACGGGCACGTTTCGCAACATGCTGAAGCAACTCGATATTCCAAAGGAGGATTTCTGA